The Caulifigura coniformis genome includes a region encoding these proteins:
- a CDS encoding ATP-grasp domain-containing protein, protein MQVFLHEFITSGALNGQPLPDSLLREGAAMHRAVAKSLLAIEGVEVVTTRDHRIAALDVPGLSERAVSDPGEEANEFRSLSAGSAKTLIIAPEINGELGRRVSLAIEIAGPERVLNAPALVVAASDKWETFLRLRAAGVPTIETRLGSSGAAPGWDRPVVKPRDGAGSQSVRRLANMAPAPGDTPSFDGQSIIQPFVEGRWMSCTALFRPDGGVDLLPPAEQGIANDGTFSYLGGSIPARCEASRLHELALRAIRAVAGDGARPVGGVGVDFVENAKDGELLVCEVNPRFTTSFVAAVELAETNLLAGLLATGVPSPRWKPGRLEFDASGHVRRPRSVR, encoded by the coding sequence GTGCAGGTCTTCCTTCACGAATTCATCACGAGCGGGGCGCTGAATGGCCAACCCCTTCCCGACTCGCTGCTGCGCGAAGGGGCCGCCATGCATCGGGCGGTCGCGAAGAGCCTGCTCGCAATTGAAGGGGTCGAGGTCGTCACAACGCGCGATCACCGCATTGCGGCGCTCGATGTTCCCGGCCTGTCGGAGCGGGCCGTTTCTGATCCGGGCGAGGAAGCGAACGAGTTCCGCTCCCTCAGCGCCGGTTCGGCCAAGACGCTGATCATCGCTCCGGAGATCAACGGCGAACTGGGGCGACGCGTTTCCCTCGCGATTGAAATCGCCGGCCCTGAGCGGGTCTTGAACGCCCCTGCACTCGTTGTGGCCGCTTCTGACAAGTGGGAGACCTTCCTCCGGCTTCGGGCGGCGGGAGTGCCGACCATCGAGACCCGACTCGGATCGAGTGGGGCGGCCCCCGGGTGGGATCGCCCGGTGGTCAAGCCCCGCGACGGGGCGGGGTCACAGTCGGTCCGTCGGCTTGCGAACATGGCGCCAGCGCCGGGCGACACGCCGTCATTCGATGGTCAGTCGATCATTCAGCCGTTTGTGGAAGGGCGATGGATGTCGTGCACAGCGCTGTTCCGTCCGGACGGCGGTGTCGACTTGTTACCCCCCGCGGAACAAGGGATCGCCAATGACGGGACCTTCTCTTACCTGGGCGGATCCATTCCAGCCCGTTGTGAAGCGTCTCGCCTTCACGAACTGGCCCTGCGGGCGATCCGGGCCGTCGCCGGCGATGGGGCGAGGCCCGTCGGTGGTGTCGGTGTCGACTTCGTGGAGAACGCGAAGGACGGCGAGCTGCTCGTCTGCGAGGTGAATCCTCGTTTCACCACGAGCTTCGTCGCCGCCGTTGAACTGGCGGAGACGAACCTTCTGGCCGGGCTGCTGGCGACAGGCGTCCCCTCTCCGCGCTGGAAACCGGGACGGCTGGAATTCGACGCCTCCGGGCACGTGCGGCGCCCGCGGTCCGTTCGTTAA